The genomic DNA aatcttcaaataaaagagaaaacaaaacccAGTAGTCCTACTATATGTCTTATGGGCTACCTCGCTATTTTCTCATTGCTCTctgcccttctccctctctattcTCCTCACTCCTTTGTGCTGTCAACTAGAAGGCAAATGTAATCGACTAATCGACAGAGAATGCATCGTGTAGGCTACCAAAGGTTATACATTCAcctatttataacatatgtgaATATGGGGTTGCTATTCAGTGCAGTGGGGTAATGTTAAAGATACTTTCTCacctgaatctgtctgttttctttaaaaaaaaaagaaacgtgtaTCCATCTATGGTGAAACAGATTGTGAATCAGAGCTTGTTGTTTCAGTGTTTCAGTTCTGATATGAATCTGTCTGAGTCTGATGATCCGTCAGgtcgaattatttatttttcattgacaTTGACAGTGCTTCAGCACCCCTAAAACTAGTAGCCTAGCGCCGCCTATGACGCTCAGTGGTTTTCTGGACTGCTCCTAACTAGCTACGTACGTGTCTTGTGTTGGGACACTGACTGGAAGAGGTTTAACATTCCCACTGGGTCACTGCCGTTCCTTGCTGCCTGTCATAGCTCACAATCCCCACACTCAAGGCGACTCCTCCCCGCTGTTCCTGGTAGACCGAGCGGACGGACACCGCGGACCGGGATTAAGGACTAGCTAGGTGCTTTTGGTGACTCAGTTTACtttccattttctctttttttcttcttcttcttcttctttttgataGACCTCACGTCGACTGTTTTTGCCTCGTGTATGCAGTGACATTATCTGTTGGActccaagtttgtttttttgttgtactcGGTGCTCGAGTACTTGAGGACCAAGGGAGTTGAAGCGCTTCCAGACGGAATAAACCCCTCAGACGGGTCTAAACATGACTTTAACTTGGGAGTTTTTCACCTGCTTTCTAAGCACCGCCATGACAACGGTATACCACTGTGAAGCAACAGGTAAAGACTCCCTTCACTGCCTGCTAATCACGTTGTAATTATACCTTTATATATGAGCTttttaagggttttatttgacACAACACAATGGTTTTGTAATAAcatatgaattaaaaaaaaaaaaaatgttattatgGGCTTATATTGAGATTCTCTCAGCGTTAAGCCTGATCTGTAGGATACCTGTCCTGTAATTCGTTTGTAGCCTATAAATGGAGATGTTAGGGTGACGAATAAAAGTCGGTAATCGGAGACACTTCTTTGCAGCGCTACAATACAGACAAGCTGTTTCACAAAAGTGAACTagaatttccattttattcccgtttttttttgtttttttttcttttttagaggATATCAAATATTTCTTGCCGTAAATCTTTGTGAACATTTGAGAAAATAGTGGGGAAACCTGCAAACAATAGGCACTGGAGCACAGACATTCATCACATTGAAGCACTGTGGAAGAGGTTAGCTAAACATTCCGACCATATTACAGGGTATACGTAGAGTTTAGTGTCCCATATTCCAtatgtccttaattaattatgaacctgctaaaccaccccttctaccctaaccctacccctacccctaaccttaacccgaATCTTAACccgtctcaaataagaccctcatcatttgggacactcagtttttggaaaataatttgtgacactaaactgcacgtaagaCGGCTTACTGCACATACTCTAGCATACTGTATTTAAGAAATATCGAGATACATTCACCgttcattgttaaaaaaaaatgaaatatcatATTGAACCTCTCATGTAAAGTTCTCCTTCATGTTAAAAATCCCAAATAATTCCTACTCTGTCCTCGGCATTCCCATATCAAATATAAACTCATTTTATTGTACCTTACTAATTTTTATGTTCCAACGCGAATTGAATTCATAGGTGAATTTACCTGGATTTTCACAAAATTGGCACACTATCTATTGGGTCTTTCAGTTAACCTGCTAATGAAAAGGGTTTATAGGAAATTGAGTCAACATGCTAATAAATCACCGTGATTGCGCAATAGACGCGCAACAAAAATATAAACTGACATAATAAACTGTAGGTGAACTTACACTTTGCCCCAGTTGAACGCAGTCCCCTTACACAATATCCCTACacgttggctccctcttcttggatccatggcgacccggtgattcttccttcagttgcatatcccgatatagtcaactacatggttttctcgccgaccccatacacagcggaagaccttaaatcctacaaataTTTGGAGgcctataaccagatggtgtgtggatgggtgagggagacgcagtaccaagtcattaacgaccaatgtgttgtgaaggccaaagtaagtaatgcaataacgtcatTAATCAACCTAAGCATAACTGTATGATATgcttgtgatactcaaggtgtagccaagtgactcaatagttttttttttcatttcaaagaccgaacaagacagagttttccctcgtcgatcctggttgagctttcccaaccacaagcgcctcctttcctctgataacttctggcattcctctccctgatttttaataacttttggaagtctataatattcaaaatgtttttctctattggtacaacctaaaacacggcaataattaaccatttccCTTGACGCCGTTcaggatctacttcagtgcctgtgctttgttgtgatgcggagtacctccaacatggcgacttcgggtctgatgacgcgccgtgaaaaccctTCAATACATGAAAACTGGTATTGAGAAGCCTCTCAACCTCTGCCGTAGCCAACTtcaacaatcacaaaacaaaaagcaaacgATATGACAGTATCACAGTAGCAGCTCCCCTATGTCAAATGGCCTCCAGGTTTTCTCATACACCCCCCCAATTTGCCTCTCTcaatttatatatacagtatgtcagtcTCTCCATGGACATCCGTTGCACCATATTCTTGATCCAAGCACAAGAGACCGTGTTGTAATTGAAGTGATGAATGtcgtttttatgtatttattaggCTATACATTCTTCAGGTGAGATTAATTCCTCATTTGTTATCCTACagctccacctcctcccccGACCGGGCTCAACTACTGGTGGCTCGACCCGTTTACTGTCAACGTGTCCTGGCAGCAGCCCAGGGGTCTGCAGGACGGGGAGGTCTTGTACAAGTACCGCCCTGTGAACGATGAAACTGATAAAGTAGGAAACATTCTCTTGGGTATTtgtttgtacgtgtgtgttgtgtgtgtgtgtgtgtgtgtgagagaaaaagaacaCTTCCTCAGCTATGCTTTCAATCAATCTCTGCAAATTTGAGAGTTGGCTGTTGAACATACTGATTAGATTAGTGCTAGGCCACAGGAAATTTTTTCCTTTATGACCACAAAGAACACACTTTAATTTCCCTTCTTGAACATGCATGACAGCTGTAACCTGGAGGTGGTTGGAGGCAGGAGTGTTTCAATATGTGTAAGCATAGCCGTCATTGAAGCCCGTTTTGTGTTTCCTCCAGTGTGTGGTGAGCACGATTTGGAGAAATTTCACAGACATCTTTCTCACAGAAGACATGGGTAATCGGACGTACCACGTTTGGACTGTTGGCAGTAAATCTGGTGACAGCACACGCGTGGGCATTACCGTTAAAACCCCTTATCCCCGAGGTAAGAAGCAGGAAGCTGAAATACTCCAGTGCATCCATGATGAGGCTTTTTAAAGTCCTATTTAAATCTTGGTATACGCATGTATGTgacttctttgtttttcttctgcacAGCTGAAGTGAAGGACCTCAGATGTTTAATCAACTCCACAGGAATGAACTGTTCCTGGAGACCAGGGAATCAGCCCTTTACTCTCTCCTATAGGTGAGGATTACCGCAACAGCCAATTTGAAGGAGATACCAGTATGTCTCCAACTATGCGCAGTGAAGTTGTAATGATGGTTGGTGATATTCTGAGGAACTACGTTATTGTTTTAACTTGCCTGGTCAGGGGAAGTGGAAACGGGTGAGCATATAGGTTCAGGTCTGACTGGGACAGATGAGAtgagaatttcttttttgtcagGTGTGTATTGAATGTAAACTCCTCTTAGGAATTTCACCATTCAATGTGAAGGTATCTGAGAACATTCTTAAATAAGGAAATCTAGTCAGTGATTGGTCCATGCCTATGTCGTCATCCAAAATCCCGTTTGTGGCACAGCAAAGTGTCGAGAATCATCTCTAAGACTGACACTTAAGATTTAGTCCTACACTTTAATTACGACCGAGATGCCTGATAACTAACTTTTAAGCGCAGCTTTGAgccaagacttttttttactgttaagTCAATTCTTAGCAGTATTTTTGTGAGTAATTCTCAGAGGCTTGATAAATACAGGCCCAGGACTTTTAGTCCCTGAAACAACTTTTAAAGGAACTAAAAGGTTCCTTCAGCCTATCTGCGTTTCCACCACAGGGGGGACACACTCTGCAGTCATCTAAAAACCCatggagaagaaaaacaaaccttAGTCCGGCTACACATTGGATGCGTCGCGTAAGCGTGTCCCCAGAAAAGGTCCCCAGAACTTAATTTACGCAATGAGTTCCTCAAAAGGTTCCTAGTACCTGAGGAAAGTTTCTGCGGCCGACAAAACAGGGGCttaaaacaacacacatacattcaggATCTCTGCATGGAAGTGCTCACCTGACCAGCAGCAGTGCAGGGGAAAATCCTACGTGTGATTTTAATGCTTTATCCAGGGTGtgattgtttatttatgtatttacatCTATAATTCCACACAGATATGAATGGGCAGAAGATAATCTGTGGACTTTATGAGCATCTAGGGGCGACTGAAGGAATTACAGAAGTGTGTTTCTGCCAGCTGTGGCCTCCTTCCCTGCTGTGCATTTCTCTCATCCGCCGCCCATGTTGTCCTTACAGGGTTTGTGGTAATTCTCTGGATGAAATGAAGAAGTGTGATCAGCCTTACAGCAGTGCGGCATCTGGTCGCACTGGTTGTTACCTGAAAGTCGATGCTGTCAATGACATCTGCGTGCTGTTGGACACTGGAGCTGGACGGCGCACTTTTAAACCTGCACGTGGTTGGTGTTGCCACTAATAGTTTATGATTGATGTCTTCCCAAAATGTGaaagtaaatataaaaacatttgcTGGTAAACTACTTGTATAATCAGTGATTGAATCTTTTTTGAtgattgaagttttttttttgtattttgctgcCGTGGGTCTGACTCTGAcctgaggccctttgctgcatgtcattccccctctctctcccctttcatgacttcatctgtcctgtagaAAAGGTATCTTTCTTTTGTCCTCAGAAATACTTTCACCAAAGCTGAGTGTCACAGAAGTGGGAGATAAATTCAACCTGAGCTGGCCCCCTCCAGAGTTCGGGGAATATTCACACTGGATATACGAGGTCTGCTACAAGAAATGCAATGAGCCCAAAGTAAGCAGCCAAATTTCACTGTTTATACTAAACAAAGTCACATTGTTTTTCCATACCTGACTAAATGCAACACTGTGGTTTTGTGTGCTCACTCACTATTTCTTAGGTATGCTTGCAGTTCACCACAAACGGAGAGCCTGGGCAGATGGCCTACGATAAAAGATGCCTTTACAAGTTCCAATCCCGAGCCAGGACTAGTCACTACTTCAAGGAAATATTCAGTGGCTTCGGTGACGTTGTACCTTATGGTAACTGTCCAATCAATTGTACTTAcaatagtctcactttgccagaccttcctccacagcaccgcggaggaaggtctggctagtccacacagcgttcctgggatgggagagaaacgtgctctggtttattggcatttctttaaaccaatcacaatcgtcttgggcggcgccaaGCGCCTGGAAGGAGCCACGGTGCcgttgcaaaatagcctcgggaaggaacttgttttggtggaacatgtgtacgttcaaaagttgttttagtcgtgcaacagaaaactcagattggacagatagtctagctagctgtctggatttaccctgcagagatctgaggagcagttaaccatagtcctcagaaatccaccggagtttagaacgccaacacaaaggaagaggaaggtagcggacatccagccgaaaggacggacatccggcggaatttctggcggcacctgaacaatcccgtaaatgaaacgttgtcgatatagaccaTAGTTACACTGATTTCTCTAGGTGCACTAAAACAAGATTAATATCAAGTCAGACAATCCTACATGTCACCTTCAGGTGGACATTTATTGCAGCGTATACTTGTCAAAGGATCCCCTGATTTGCACACGTCAATGCATTATATTCTTCACTGTGTACCTTTCACCTTATTCAAAATGATTACACAGCTTTGttgaatactcgattctgattggtcgatAATGACATTCTACGGCCTGTTCTTTCTGAATGGCAGACCGTTACTATGGACTAGAGTGCTGATTGggccacatttttctgtccgagcccggcccgcgtccgacagagcagtaaccgagcccggcctgcgtccgacagagcagtaaccgagcccggcccgcgtccgacaggcatcaagatatttatgtccgagcccgacacagttaaaatctctttttttttctcatactaatgacacatgtacgtttgtttgtgtggaaagcccgctttgattaagcaactgtaggaaggcattcggaaatgtcagcAGATGAGATTATCTGCGCACACGGGGGCAACAAGCGCatgttaataagctgttttaaattgaaaatgttcaatgtgttaacctttcctgcttgctttgtttccgaccgtggtcagaaaaccaggAGAGAAGccttctctcttctgcccacacacacacacacacacacacacacacacacgcacacacacacacgcacacacacacacacaaacctgaacatcatttctaaatatctgtctgaacccggccTGGCCCGTCGGGCACCATCGGGcaccgtcgggctcgggtcgggtatccatcctctactaTGGACGCAGGTCTATAACCATAGACTCTAGAGGACCACGTCCATCATTTCGCATGAAAGAAGTCCGGTAAATTTAACGCTAGCTGTGGAATTTCTGTGTTACATCACCCTGTCCGGGGGTTCATTTCACAATACTGACTCGgcgctcgctctacattattcCTTACATGTCAAACGTTTGTCCTTAACGGCTTGTTGTATGAAATACAGATGTCAATTCACacaggatttgtgtgtgtggactctGCCCACAGGAACAGATAGAAAAGCAGCAGAACTAGCGTGTGACTGGTGTTGTAACTCAACAATTAGCCAGTGTTAGTTGCAGTATCAGCTGTTCCCTCTCATGTCTGACAGCACTGAAACATTGGGTTATTGTTTGGTACACGCTCATGTTTGGTGGTTTTTCTGCACACAGAAATGATTAACTGATGCTtcttacaagaaaaaaaaaccacacgttgactagggctgggcaatatattgatattatattgatatcgtgatatgtgtatagatatcgtcttacattttggatatcgtaatatcgtgatatgacataagtgttgtcttttcctggtttaacGAGCTGCATCACAAtgaagtgatgtacttttctaaACATACCAGACTGTTCCAGCTGTTCTAATATTTTCCTTTATCCACATaaacattatatccacattactgatgattatttatcacaaatcacattgtgtaaatattttgggaaaacagcaattgtcaaccctacaatatctttgcaatatcgatatcaaagtatttggtcaaaaaaaatatcgtgatatttgattttctccatatcgcccagccctaacgtTGACTTTGATTGCATTAAAACTTTCTGGACATTTCTCCTTCCTCGTATGGGCAACAACTTTCTATCAATTACCACATGTAACACAAGCACAACGCTTGAAAAAGTCTTGAAAGCTGAAGAAAACGTGTCTCCTCTTCATCCCAGGTACTGATGAGCCTCCTGACGGGACACTGACGGTGGTTGCCATCGTCATCCCTGTCATTCTGTCTGCCTGCATCATTCTGTCCTGCTACTGCTTCAGGAGGTAGGTTTCAGGAAACACAACAGTAGGCCAGTGACAACGTTAACAAGTACATTTCTGGGCGCTCATGGCATGCCAGCAATGACGACGCCGTGATCAGTGACAATTCTCTCCGAACAATCAGTGGAAAATGGTGGAAAAAACAAACCCCGCCCACCCCTCAGGCACAGGTGGTAGATAGGTGTTTTAAGTGGAGCGGCGATAAATCAAAAAGTATCATGAGACAGGAATTAGGGCTGGATGATTAATCGAAAATGTATCGACATCGAAactctgaagctgttatcgacgtatttttcccatgacgataatttggataatttattcctgttgataggcctactttctccttaaaaacattctaccgCGCGTGTGTAGTCACGTGACTTGGCCCAGACCAGTCAGACGCATGGAAAACACAAAGGAGGACGACTCAAACACCGAGTCCGAGTCAACTGAGCAGCTTgtgtggccaggttagctcagctggtagaacaggcgcccatatatagaggtttactcctcgacatcAACAAATACTCTGCTTTGGATAATAATTTACATCTAAGGGACTgttgggacctttaggctaaaaagacttgaccctcccctcgccagtaataatttttctatgatcctccaaaatgatttgaaagagaggcatgaccctccccttatgtgctagtttgcgcttagcaaagatgtacagatggcatttgactttttacagccatgacatacacaAGTTAActtctgcattctcatcttacacatcccactcctctgttatggtgtggcggccatttcagtagatttactcactaacattgttgtggaaacacaataagtggcatggaaactaaatgcacacttcctgcattacttcaaatactaagttactcctctagtaaactagtattggTGACcccccccagactaaaaaatgttgggtgaccctcccctcaacaaagaataaaaagccatgaccctcccctatgttcctccggtggtccattccataaataccgaacggtccctgtGGTGTTTCCACATAAATGTTCAATATCTGGTTGATCACTCTAAAAAGcaatattatgttttttgagaaaaacatttgcctgtctgcctgcatcATTCTGTCCTGCTACTGCTTCAGGAGGTAGGTTTCAGGCCAGTGACAACGTTAACAAGTACATTTCTGGGCGCCCACATTGCTTTATACCCAATTTTGCAGTCTATTTCAAGAGTGGATGTTGTAAAACGTTCCTCTTTGCAACAGTATTTGAGATCTGCAACAAGGAAACCACGCCACTGAGCTCACTGCAACACCTTATCCTTGTATAAATGTTGATTTAGTGATTAataatggcgcttacccactgctagtatcAGCTCGGCTCGTCcgccattttccattgcagatttgcGTGCctttgttcccacagttcccacatttctaagatttttttccaaaattaggccctatgttcctttttcataaatttgtatcagattttatccccctttctcccaatttggtagccaataatatcataataggttacacccaacctatgatccagtagcaatggactacagatggtatgtaactctaaccctaacatagggcctaattttaagaaaattcttagaaatgtggcaacatagggctgtaggaccattgggctgtgggaacatagtgctgtgggaccatagggctgtaggaccattggactgtgggaacataaggctgtgggaacatagagctgtgggaccattgggcctTGTGGAACATagtgctgtgggaacatagggctgtaggaccattgggctgtaggaccattgggctgtaggaccattgggctgtgggaacatagggctgagaccattgggctgtgggaacataggactaaaaaatgttgggtgaccctcccctcaacaaagaataaaaagccatgaccctcccctattttcctccggtggtccattccataaataccgaacggtccctgtGGTGTTTCCACATAAATGTTCAATATCTGGTTGATCACTCTAAAAAGcaatattatgttttttgagaaaaatatttgtctgttgacatttcttaaTAGGACATTTAGGTGGTGGAAACTGTGTTTGGGTTGTTGTTATTTCTGTCATTGGTTCTGTTTTATAGGCACCGCTCCATTATTTGCCCCACCATACCGGATCCTTCGGCAATTTTCAAGGAAATGATGTTGAACGGAAACAAAGAATTTAAGGTACATTTAAGGaacaaatttaaacaaaattaATAATGCGTATGCTTTACTCACAggcccctctctgtctccacaaATGCTCATTCTGCTGTTCTGTCTTTCAGACCACACCAGGGAATCTGTACACACCGGTGCCAGAACCCGTTGAACCCTGCAAAATTACGCTGTCCCCCAGGAAAACTCCTGACACAGACGTGTAGACTGCCTGCGGTGCAGCCGGACTCCCATTCTGCGCAAATTCATCAAGAACATTAACAGTGATTTACCAAGTgcccccgaaagctagcgttagcagctaaccaccggttttgCGGTAGGTTGTTTCaggctagagacacattcgattagcatcaaaacatatcccagagaacggtcgactcggtacatgtgttattaacccctaggttcattttgcgccggatttgtcctttaacaccAGACTGCAACGCTTTGTGCCACTGACTTCTTCTGGTGTAAAGTTTCAAGTCTGACTGGTTGTGGCGAGGAGTGAGCCGTGTTGCGCTCTGTACTGTACTGATGTGACCCTGTATCACTGCTGCAGCCAGGAAACCACTGCAACCACTGGAGTCCGTATCTTATCAGCTGCTGTTCAGTTACTCTCTGAGGTAGGGCAACCAAAAAAGCAAAAGCCACCCAGGCTATGGACCGGCCAATACAAACAGGACAAGAAAGTTTATCATGCCTGCCGTGTGCTGCTGATATCCTCGCATCGAGCGCTGGGGAGAAAGACGAGGACAAGaacaaggctgtgtgtgtgtgtgtgtgtgtgtgtgtgtgttttttttaataaagattattttttggtcattttctgcctttatttttgacaggacagatgaagacatgaaagaaagATTACAAGTTACTTTATTAGTTACATTCAGCAACTGCCGACAACACCCCCACAGCctcaacataaaaatgacaaccGGTTTACTGTGAGGCAGCTCGGCATTGCCAGTAGTATGGATCTGGTTTATTATGGCACGAAAGAGGGCGAGTCAACCGTGTAAAGGGCAACATTTCCTCTACAACATACTTCCCGATCAACTTCTTCAACTCTCCCCCACTTACTGGTTTTGCACCGAGgtccagcttttgttgtttgggTGGTGGGGGACCTCCTGCTCTCTGCTTCGCACCACCTGGTGGGACTTGCTCTGTAAGTTTGACTGCAGTGCTGCGACTCcaaatgtttcttcaaatttgacgTAGTGTTTTTGTAGCTAGATAGCACTTTGTCGAGTGTATTTCCAGCTAGAAACCcgcatctctctcctccctctattGTTGTTTACATTTGTCTAGCTGCGTGGTACACGTGACCTGTTCAGGTGCCGTAAACGTGAACTGTCCtcatgctgaaaacgtgactTGTCGCATACGTGACTTCACTCCCCGAGActagttctcttaatacatccatggactcaAGAAGAAGCAaaaggaaaatgacaaaaatagtaaCGCAGAGTGATTTGGATAAGTAACTTTAATCTGATTACTGGTTTGGAAATAGTAACgcattagattactcgttactgaaaaaagtggtCAGATTAGAGTAACGCGTTACTAACGCGTTACTGGCATCACTGGTGATGACAGAGAATAAAAATAGGAAGTGATTAAAGGGAATAAAAGAGGTTTCTGTGCTGTCACAGCGTGAGGCTTGCTTGTAGGAATGACAAGCAAATGCCAGTATAACTGCCATCATGACAGCAACATAACGTACAGATAGCAATAACCTAAATCTGACAACAACAGAATTCTTTGTAAAGTGACTGAGCTGACTTCTTCTGCTTGCTCAGATGCACCCAAACTCAAAATCCCATATCATCACCATTAGtcactctctcttccttccttaaaCCAGAGGGaagcttcctttttttttttacatttaccaACACTATTAGTTGGCTGATTGTTGACGAGTCTCACTGCTTTAACAGAgaatagagaaagagaaagtgtgtgttgcTTGCGGTGCTTGTGTGTCACTGGGTCTAAATCAGCAGATGCTCAGATCTTTTTCTTACGGTAAAAGTACCAATGCCACAGTGTACAAATACTcaagttacaagtaaaagtcctgcatcaaAAATCTTTAGTAAGTAAAAgaacaaaagtattagcatcaaaatatactaaaagtgccaaaagtaaaagtactcattatgaagagtggcccatttcagaattttatatatattattggattataattattaatgcaTTCTACTGCGATTCCCTCTTCACCTAAAGCTCTTTTCAATTACTTCATATACTGCTGTGTAGCTTAATCTTTAACACATCACCATCATAGTtgtctagtctagtctagtatgtctatgtttttttttatgtttgtgtgtttgtatgttatgTGTACTTTTCTATCTGGACCTTGAGTctgtaaaataaagttatatagAGATTATATTTTGCACTAATAATCTTAATCTGTATGTATTTCTCATCATTGCTTGCGCACGCAACcggggggcagaaagaagacgtgtttcatgtagctagctagtagtaGCATAGtgtaagtcaaaatgccaaggagttgttgcgtgttgtgatgggtgcctgatgtttaacatacacagggggaagcatgcttttgccaaaaaccggcggaggttatggcttcaagccataaaaagggcagattggggtcttatgcaagagtcaggctcccattggatcaatcagaaaagttgcaacttgttcagttgttcagctaagtgatatcaaagaatttctaataagggaa from Sander vitreus isolate 19-12246 chromosome 19, sanVit1, whole genome shotgun sequence includes the following:
- the LOC144533941 gene encoding interleukin-13 receptor subunit alpha-1-like isoform X1; amino-acid sequence: MTLTWEFFTCFLSTAMTTVYHCEATAPPPPPTGLNYWWLDPFTVNVSWQQPRGLQDGEVLYKYRPVNDETDKCVVSTIWRNFTDIFLTEDMGNRTYHVWTVGSKSGDSTRVGITVKTPYPRAEVKDLRCLINSTGMNCSWRPGNQPFTLSYRVCGNSLDEMKKCDQPYSSAASGRTGCYLKVDAVNDICVLLDTGAGRRTFKPAREILSPKLSVTEVGDKFNLSWPPPEFGEYSHWIYEVCYKKCNEPKVCLQFTTNGEPGQMAYDKRCLYKFQSRARTSHYFKEIFSGFGDVVPYGTDEPPDGTLTVVAIVIPVILSACIILSCYCFRRHRSIICPTIPDPSAIFKEMMLNGNKEFKTTPGNLYTPVPEPVEPCKITLSPRKTPDTDV
- the LOC144533941 gene encoding uncharacterized protein LOC144533941 isoform X2, which gives rise to MTLTWEFFTCFLSTAMTTVYHCEATAPPPPPTGLNYWWLDPFTVNVSWQQPRGLQDGEVLYKYRPVNDETDKCVVSTIWRNFTDIFLTEDMGNRTYHVWTVGSKSGDSTRVGITVKTPYPRAEVKDLRCLINSTGMNCSWRPGNQPFTLSYRVCGNSLDEMKKCDQPYSSAASGRTGCYLKVDAVNDICVLLDTGAGRRTFKPAREILSPKLSVTEVGDKFNLSWPPPEFGEYSHWIYEVCYKKCNEPKVCLQFTTNGEPGQMAYDKRCLYKFQSRARTSHYFKEIFSGFGDVVPYGNCPINCTYNSLASPHSVPGMGEKRALVYWHFFKPITIVLGGAKRLEGATVPLQNSLGKELVLVEHVYVQKLF